One genomic segment of Streptomyces sp. NBC_00239 includes these proteins:
- a CDS encoding serine hydrolase domain-containing protein has product MTLTADPLDTLLRAAVRDRVHSGAVWAIGDASGILAEGAAGPRTGPDTEFELAGLGRILDVWPAVGALVGEGALQLHTPLGGYLTELAGHPLAGVTAHHLLTHTAGLRGPAHDGLDRGGAGDTDGGHAGGRALLLRTVPHRPPSEAVEYSDRAAAVLGHLVEHLSGRPPARLAAERIWQPLGMTRTRVRRPSAGAADPGVCSVINDLARFLRHLLGPDPEPFGAAWVRDSLRIRTGELAPPRGLFWHPAAGTHRRQDLWVHHGPAGSGVWISPTQARWAVLLTGRSEGPGGREASDRVREDFRTAAFH; this is encoded by the coding sequence ATGACGCTCACCGCCGACCCCCTCGACACCCTGCTGCGGGCCGCGGTCCGCGACCGGGTCCATTCGGGGGCCGTATGGGCCATCGGTGACGCCTCGGGCATCCTGGCCGAAGGCGCGGCGGGCCCGCGGACCGGACCGGACACCGAGTTCGAACTGGCCGGACTCGGCCGGATCCTCGACGTCTGGCCGGCCGTCGGCGCGCTCGTCGGGGAAGGCGCGCTCCAGCTGCACACGCCCCTCGGCGGCTACCTGACGGAGCTGGCGGGGCACCCGCTGGCCGGAGTGACGGCCCACCACCTGCTCACCCACACGGCGGGCCTGCGCGGACCGGCCCACGACGGCCTTGACCGCGGAGGCGCCGGGGACACCGACGGCGGGCATGCCGGGGGCCGGGCGCTGCTGCTGCGTACGGTCCCGCACCGGCCGCCGAGCGAGGCGGTCGAGTACAGCGACCGGGCCGCCGCCGTCCTCGGCCATCTCGTGGAGCACCTGTCCGGCCGACCCCCGGCCCGGCTGGCGGCCGAGCGGATCTGGCAGCCACTGGGCATGACCCGCACCCGCGTGCGGCGGCCGTCTGCGGGCGCAGCGGATCCCGGGGTCTGCTCCGTGATCAACGATCTCGCGCGGTTCCTGCGCCATCTGCTCGGACCCGACCCCGAGCCGTTCGGCGCCGCGTGGGTACGCGACTCGCTGCGGATCCGTACGGGTGAACTCGCGCCGCCGCGCGGCCTGTTCTGGCATCCCGCGGCGGGCACCCACCGCCGGCAGGACCTCTGGGTCCACCACGGCCCCGCCGGCTCCGGCGTGTGGATCTCCCCCACCCAGGCGCGCTGGGCGGTGCTCCTCACCGGGCGGAGCGAGGGGCCCGGGGGCCGGGAGGCGTCCGACCGCGTCCGCGAGGATTTCCGCACGGCCGCGTTCCACTGA
- a CDS encoding SH3 domain-containing protein: MSLAQHVRRSSAPRLPLIAAAVAAVTAVLLSAPLASAAPAAIPATVAAAPAVVTGVTGNCAYQVSWNIDALNVRSGPGTNHSVIGTLAPGSYVSSPYCSDWVAGPGGNGWWVQISFKGRLAYVSTQFLNGLP, translated from the coding sequence ATGTCTCTCGCCCAGCACGTGCGCAGGTCTTCCGCTCCACGTCTGCCGCTGATCGCGGCCGCGGTGGCGGCCGTGACCGCCGTCCTGCTCTCCGCCCCGCTCGCGTCGGCCGCCCCGGCGGCCATCCCCGCCACGGTCGCGGCGGCTCCGGCCGTCGTGACCGGCGTGACCGGCAACTGCGCCTACCAGGTGTCCTGGAACATCGACGCGCTGAACGTGCGCAGCGGACCGGGTACCAACCACAGCGTCATCGGCACGCTGGCACCCGGCTCGTACGTATCCTCGCCCTACTGCTCCGACTGGGTGGCGGGGCCGGGCGGCAACGGCTGGTGGGTGCAGATCAGCTTCAAGGGCCGGCTGGCCTATGTGTCCACGCAGTTCCTGAACGGCCTTCCGTAG
- a CDS encoding trypsin-like peptidase domain-containing protein — MSDPYLTNEELAAVQEAALEEGFTDSGTRKLLFNSVNRKYQATLALLPSPLLQLQSDLNEMNRVERLIDGTVPLAIWLGNALGMSQLPGPHDVFEKSLDKVRRAASGEPDVPPPAASSGETKEEIVHLDDTVPFGFLAGGETAGRAVARIKVPPYEAGAPVRPPSPAHAGTGWLIAPDLLVTNHHVINARSRTGNAIPQATPEDLALQAVNSLCRFDYTGEDAVTEEATAKALAAWDKDLDYAIVRLTAPGERPVLRVSTEPLTVPKETPTAVNIIQHPLGQPKRVALRNNLAYEADERDVRYFTDTQGGSSGSPVLTDDWTVVALHRAAQRVTDVSFQGKSTAFVNVGTQISSILRHLAEHSPELYAEITAAQAALGNGHQPEVK; from the coding sequence ATGAGCGACCCCTATCTGACCAACGAGGAGCTCGCAGCCGTACAGGAGGCCGCCCTGGAGGAGGGCTTCACGGACTCGGGCACCCGCAAGCTGCTCTTCAACAGCGTCAACCGCAAGTACCAGGCCACTCTGGCCCTGTTGCCCAGCCCCCTTCTGCAACTTCAGTCGGACCTCAACGAGATGAACCGCGTCGAGCGGTTGATCGACGGCACCGTGCCGCTGGCGATCTGGCTGGGCAACGCCCTGGGTATGTCACAACTCCCGGGTCCGCACGACGTGTTCGAGAAATCCTTGGACAAGGTCCGGCGGGCCGCGTCCGGTGAGCCGGACGTGCCGCCGCCCGCCGCCTCCTCGGGTGAGACCAAGGAGGAGATCGTCCACCTGGACGACACGGTGCCCTTCGGGTTCCTGGCCGGCGGCGAGACCGCGGGCAGGGCGGTCGCCCGGATCAAGGTCCCCCCGTACGAGGCCGGCGCGCCCGTGCGGCCGCCCAGCCCCGCGCACGCGGGCACGGGCTGGCTGATCGCCCCGGACCTGCTCGTCACCAACCACCACGTGATCAACGCCAGGAGCCGCACCGGGAACGCGATCCCCCAGGCGACCCCCGAGGACCTGGCCCTCCAGGCGGTCAACTCCCTGTGCCGGTTCGACTACACCGGCGAGGACGCCGTGACCGAGGAGGCCACCGCGAAGGCCCTCGCCGCGTGGGACAAGGACCTCGACTACGCGATCGTACGGCTGACCGCGCCCGGCGAACGGCCCGTACTGCGGGTGTCGACCGAGCCGTTGACCGTGCCCAAGGAGACCCCGACGGCCGTCAACATCATCCAGCACCCGCTGGGGCAGCCCAAGCGGGTCGCGCTGCGCAACAACCTGGCGTACGAGGCCGACGAGCGGGACGTGCGCTACTTCACCGACACGCAGGGCGGGTCGTCCGGCTCGCCCGTGCTCACCGACGACTGGACGGTGGTCGCCCTGCACCGCGCCGCCCAGCGCGTCACCGACGTCAGTTTCCAGGGCAAGAGCACCGCCTTCGTCAATGTCGGCACCCAGATCAGCAGCATCCTGCGCCACCTCGCCGAGCACAGCCCCGAGCTGTACGCGGAGATCACGGCGGCGCAGGCGGCACTCGGCAACGGGCATCAACCGGAGGTGAAGTGA
- a CDS encoding serine/threonine-protein kinase: MSPREVAPGLRTEPAGTRAAAVGRPRAEPAGTRAAARVVAGGGGIPVGYRVAGWEVIGCIGEGSWGTVHAACRSDGAGGPAEAALKFLSMAGLAPRQARELAETARREAEFSRQTDHPHLVRVLDVLLVDDPATPAADGSVVLVMERASHSLQDVLAGRAPAPHRDLGAVLAEVCAALAHLHEAGWVHGDLKPANILLDRDGSARLADFGLVTRVEGTHGYAPPWGSPDYVPPERRSAELSERGVLTRPSADVWALGVTAHQLLTGGELPFPGGSPGARAAAVAEYAAGRSPLRLAPGLPVAWRELIADCLAADPVARRAHTARSLLPRMAAAAAIGPGAAAGAGDGGGTRAGARAGAKARARGRRRRAGRIAAVVTATASLLACTASVAPGPAPQPVGPEPPTSLVYVGPRRCEDGSMQPSDCPVYFVIDPHEEQDPANSLNLAAYPGQQFTCVCAVRDGTRIEDGAGGASRSWYQVELGNAPGGHAYISELYVVGPPGVRECERATPWSRLERRNDPAYL; this comes from the coding sequence GTGAGCCCGCGCGAGGTGGCACCGGGCCTGCGGACCGAGCCGGCCGGTACGCGGGCCGCGGCAGTGGGCCGCCCTCGGGCCGAGCCGGCCGGTACGCGGGCCGCGGCGAGGGTGGTCGCGGGCGGGGGCGGTATCCCGGTCGGCTATCGCGTGGCCGGGTGGGAGGTCATCGGGTGCATCGGCGAGGGGAGTTGGGGGACCGTCCACGCGGCGTGCCGGTCGGACGGGGCGGGCGGGCCGGCGGAGGCGGCCCTGAAGTTCCTGTCCATGGCCGGTCTCGCCCCGCGCCAGGCCCGGGAGCTGGCCGAAACCGCCCGGCGCGAGGCGGAGTTCAGCCGGCAGACGGACCATCCGCACCTGGTGCGGGTGCTGGACGTGCTCCTCGTGGACGATCCCGCCACCCCGGCCGCCGACGGCTCCGTCGTGCTGGTGATGGAGCGGGCGAGCCACAGCCTCCAGGACGTGCTCGCCGGGCGGGCCCCGGCACCGCACCGTGACCTGGGCGCTGTCCTGGCCGAGGTGTGTGCCGCGCTGGCCCACCTGCACGAAGCGGGTTGGGTGCACGGTGACCTGAAGCCGGCCAACATCCTGCTGGACCGGGACGGTTCGGCTCGCCTCGCGGACTTCGGCCTGGTCACGCGGGTGGAGGGCACCCACGGCTACGCGCCGCCCTGGGGGTCGCCGGACTACGTGCCGCCGGAGCGGCGTTCGGCGGAGCTGAGCGAGCGCGGCGTGCTGACCCGGCCCAGCGCCGACGTGTGGGCCCTGGGGGTCACGGCTCACCAGCTGCTGACGGGCGGCGAGCTGCCGTTCCCCGGCGGCAGCCCGGGGGCGCGGGCCGCGGCCGTGGCCGAGTACGCGGCCGGGCGGTCTCCGCTGCGGCTGGCGCCCGGGCTGCCCGTGGCGTGGCGGGAGCTGATCGCCGACTGCCTGGCGGCCGATCCCGTGGCCCGCCGCGCGCACACCGCCCGGAGCCTGCTGCCGCGCATGGCGGCCGCCGCGGCCATCGGCCCCGGCGCCGCGGCCGGAGCGGGGGACGGGGGCGGCACAAGGGCCGGGGCAAGGGCCGGGGCCAAGGCAAGGGCGCGCGGCCGCCGGCGGCGTGCCGGCCGGATCGCGGCGGTGGTGACCGCGACGGCCTCGCTGCTGGCCTGCACGGCCAGCGTCGCTCCCGGCCCGGCACCACAACCCGTCGGCCCCGAGCCGCCCACCTCGCTGGTGTACGTGGGGCCGCGGCGCTGCGAGGACGGGAGCATGCAGCCGTCCGACTGCCCGGTGTACTTCGTCATCGATCCGCACGAGGAGCAGGACCCCGCCAACTCCCTGAACCTCGCGGCGTATCCGGGTCAGCAGTTCACCTGCGTGTGTGCGGTCCGCGACGGCACCCGGATCGAGGACGGGGCCGGCGGGGCCTCCCGCTCGTGGTACCAGGTCGAGTTGGGCAACGCGCCCGGCGGACACGCGTACATCTCGGAGCTGTACGTGGTGGGCCCGCCCGGTGTGCGGGAGTGCGAGCGGGCCACCCCGTGGTCCAGGCTAGAGCGGCGGAACGACCCCGCGTACCTGTGA
- a CDS encoding DNA/RNA non-specific endonuclease, which translates to MNTSDAGSPAAATGSLAESRPNQLDDRTGYDEGFLGHTVPLPVPTDPSVTTVVLPYTHFTVVMRPDRRLAASTAVCIDGQEILEDVPRDDDWRFDPRLPESHQCGNDIYRDNPLDRGHLVRRLDPVWGAPAVAHQANSDSFHFTNAAPQQDKFNQGKELWQGLENYLLDHAAQFDRKLTVVTGPVLHDSDPPYRGIQVPLRFWKVAAFVQNGALASTGYLLDQSPDLTRDFDRAMAGAKPGGPPPLGEYRTYQVPVSDIVQLTGLEFGPLPAADLMPAVRAPEQRWRRLESFDDIAMGNGA; encoded by the coding sequence ATGAACACTTCAGATGCCGGGAGTCCGGCCGCCGCGACGGGTTCCCTCGCCGAGAGCCGCCCGAACCAGCTGGACGACCGGACCGGCTACGACGAAGGTTTCCTCGGGCACACCGTGCCGCTGCCGGTGCCCACCGACCCCTCGGTCACCACCGTGGTCCTCCCGTACACGCACTTCACGGTCGTGATGCGGCCCGACCGGCGGCTGGCCGCCTCGACCGCCGTCTGCATCGACGGCCAGGAGATCCTCGAGGACGTGCCCCGCGACGACGACTGGCGGTTCGACCCGCGGCTGCCCGAGTCGCACCAGTGCGGCAACGACATCTACCGCGACAACCCGCTGGACCGCGGCCACCTGGTCCGGCGGCTGGACCCGGTCTGGGGCGCGCCCGCCGTGGCGCACCAGGCGAACTCCGACAGCTTCCACTTCACGAACGCGGCCCCCCAGCAGGACAAGTTCAACCAGGGCAAGGAGCTGTGGCAGGGCCTGGAGAACTACCTGCTCGACCACGCGGCGCAGTTCGACCGGAAGCTGACGGTGGTCACCGGGCCGGTGCTGCACGACTCCGACCCGCCGTACCGCGGGATCCAGGTGCCACTGCGGTTCTGGAAGGTGGCCGCCTTCGTGCAGAACGGTGCGCTGGCCTCGACCGGCTACCTCCTGGACCAGAGCCCGGACCTGACCCGCGACTTCGACCGCGCGATGGCCGGCGCGAAGCCGGGCGGCCCGCCGCCGCTCGGGGAATACCGTACGTACCAGGTGCCGGTCTCGGACATCGTCCAGCTCACCGGCCTGGAATTCGGCCCGCTGCCGGCGGCCGACCTGATGCCGGCCGTCCGCGCGCCGGAGCAGCGCTGGCGGCGCCTGGAGTCGTTCGACGACATCGCGATGGGCAACGGGGCATGA
- a CDS encoding DUF11 domain-containing protein, translating to MRSVFKGSATPALRRALASCAGTACLLLPLAPSATAQPPAPATPTAEATTSATHATTAHASNTSNTGDTTESTGPTDTTATPAEGSPRATHTPSRAHPPTPAAPSAPSAPAAPHADLTVSAALRQTPPQPRKEDEERAEDAAEDGGRQRGDEDGRLHAAATATATATATGTFDYAVTVTNHGPSDARRVVVTDLLPAALEFASSRDGCTAAGRTVTCGPLAALPVGRSHTWVITVRLASGYGGDGSDIVNEAVVGAETSDPDPENNKASVTGLEIPPDAREADLSLAKTALLAHGRTTVAPGERFTYRITVHNHGPAAARDVRVTDPLPSALAFVSSPDGCAPAKAGNGSTDGARPDGARTVRCPARDRLAAGERAEYRITVRVTARERTGTPKRCTRIDNIARVTSSSPDPDPSDNANRPGTTAPGGKPLCLASGRDGGGEDGHHGHDGGHDNGGHDDNGHDEGRGDDGHHGRGDLADSGSALPGWLLWTAGGLVTAGAALRTVSGTARRTGVKE from the coding sequence ATGCGAAGCGTCTTCAAGGGCAGCGCCACCCCCGCGCTGCGCCGCGCACTGGCCTCCTGCGCCGGCACGGCCTGCCTGCTGCTCCCCCTGGCACCATCGGCCACCGCGCAGCCACCCGCCCCGGCCACCCCGACGGCCGAGGCCACGACCAGCGCGACGCACGCCACCACCGCGCACGCGAGCAACACGAGCAACACGGGCGACACGACCGAGAGCACGGGCCCAACAGACACGACGGCCACACCCGCCGAAGGCTCCCCGCGCGCGACACACACCCCCTCGCGCGCACACCCTCCGACCCCGGCCGCCCCGTCGGCCCCGTCGGCACCGGCGGCACCGCACGCCGACCTCACCGTCTCGGCAGCGCTCCGGCAGACCCCACCTCAGCCCCGGAAGGAAGACGAGGAAAGGGCCGAGGACGCGGCCGAGGACGGGGGCAGGCAAAGGGGCGACGAAGACGGCCGGCTGCACGCGGCCGCCACCGCCACCGCCACCGCCACCGCCACCGGCACCTTCGACTACGCCGTGACCGTGACCAACCACGGCCCGTCCGACGCCCGCCGCGTCGTCGTCACCGACCTGCTGCCGGCAGCCCTGGAGTTCGCCTCCTCCCGCGACGGCTGCACCGCCGCCGGCCGTACGGTGACCTGCGGGCCGCTGGCCGCACTGCCGGTCGGCCGTTCACACACCTGGGTGATCACCGTGCGGCTCGCCTCCGGCTACGGCGGCGACGGATCGGACATCGTCAACGAGGCCGTCGTCGGCGCGGAGACCTCCGACCCGGACCCGGAGAACAACAAGGCCTCGGTGACCGGGCTGGAGATCCCCCCGGACGCGCGCGAGGCGGACCTGTCGCTGGCGAAGACCGCCCTGCTGGCGCACGGCCGCACCACGGTCGCACCGGGCGAGAGGTTCACGTACCGGATCACCGTGCACAACCACGGCCCGGCCGCGGCCCGGGACGTACGGGTCACCGACCCGCTGCCGTCCGCCCTGGCCTTCGTCTCCTCCCCGGACGGCTGCGCACCGGCGAAGGCGGGCAACGGGAGCACGGACGGGGCGCGGCCGGACGGGGCGCGGACGGTCCGCTGCCCGGCTCGGGACCGGCTCGCCGCCGGGGAGAGGGCGGAGTACCGGATCACGGTACGGGTGACCGCGCGCGAGCGGACCGGTACGCCGAAGCGCTGCACCCGCATCGACAACATCGCCCGTGTCACCTCGTCGAGTCCGGACCCCGACCCGTCCGACAACGCCAACCGGCCCGGTACGACGGCGCCCGGCGGAAAGCCGCTGTGTCTGGCGTCCGGCAGGGACGGCGGGGGCGAGGACGGCCACCACGGCCACGACGGCGGCCATGACAACGGCGGCCACGACGACAACGGTCACGACGAGGGCCGCGGCGACGACGGCCACCACGGGCGCGGCGATCTGGCCGACTCCGGTTCCGCACTGCCGGGCTGGCTCCTGTGGACCGCCGGCGGCCTCGTCACGGCCGGCGCGGCCCTGCGTACGGTGTCCGGCACGGCGCGTCGGACGGGCGTGAAGGAATGA
- a CDS encoding serine/threonine protein kinase, whose product MPSGLLVHVAGGGDSPPFSVELAPGDRVRFGRGAPGVPVDVRLDNPAVPRLAGEVEATEDFWRLSNFSGAQSLLVENPEGAGEYFRVAPRRVGAPVPFEFARVVLPARGPTAVSFQVYAPGHQYAEPAVGGAPAGAGTVAAFSLDESATYFLVLTALCEPRLRDQSTASIPTTRQVAERLRRHPAHTRLTEQAVGFHLDYLARNKLRVKRAEDAAGRRLEWRRELLVGLALRFGLVHEGHLALLPALGTYERRAHEAGAR is encoded by the coding sequence GTGCCATCAGGCTTACTCGTGCACGTGGCCGGCGGGGGCGACTCGCCCCCGTTCAGTGTGGAACTCGCGCCGGGCGACCGGGTCCGCTTCGGCCGGGGCGCGCCGGGGGTGCCGGTGGACGTGCGGCTGGACAATCCGGCGGTGCCCCGGCTGGCCGGGGAGGTGGAGGCCACCGAGGACTTCTGGCGGCTGAGCAACTTCAGCGGCGCCCAGAGCCTGCTGGTCGAGAACCCGGAGGGGGCCGGGGAGTACTTCCGGGTGGCACCGCGGCGCGTCGGCGCGCCCGTGCCGTTCGAGTTCGCGCGGGTGGTGCTGCCGGCCCGGGGACCGACGGCCGTCTCCTTCCAGGTGTACGCCCCCGGTCACCAGTACGCCGAGCCGGCCGTGGGCGGGGCGCCGGCCGGGGCGGGCACCGTGGCGGCGTTCTCCCTGGACGAGAGCGCCACGTACTTCCTGGTGCTGACCGCGCTGTGCGAGCCGCGGCTGCGGGACCAGTCCACCGCCTCGATCCCGACCACGCGGCAGGTCGCGGAGCGGCTGCGGCGGCATCCGGCACACACCCGGCTCACCGAGCAGGCCGTGGGCTTCCACCTGGACTACCTGGCCCGCAACAAGCTGCGGGTCAAGCGGGCGGAGGACGCGGCCGGCCGGCGGCTGGAATGGCGGCGCGAGCTGCTGGTGGGACTGGCCCTGCGGTTCGGTCTGGTCCACGAGGGCCACCTGGCGCTGCTGCCCGCGCTCGGGACGTACGAGCGGCGCGCCCACGAGGCGGGTGCGCGGTGA
- a CDS encoding trypsin-like serine peptidase encodes MSNGWTGSPVATNPKDVFKDLLEVAGRVRENLNAEIVEGVEDLPPDEAAADQIGRFAREERARVLEAGASGLEKLAAGQGDEIDEDEYFGIEAIVLLEGRPAILVQGRDFVSQQGDWAVLDAHRPRIKDSLARVGRVEVAGHPRLDWLGTAFLVGTDVVMTNRHVAAEFARGDSAGATFRQGMSARVDTGEEFGITSVDGSPEYEVTEVLGIHSEVDMALLRVAPAAANGEPLPTPLTVAAEPPHDLIGRPVYVIGYPAADGRRNEPEAMRRIFMDVFNVKRLQPGTATDFVADQTTLKHDCSTLGGNSGSPVFDLDDHRVLGLHFGGRFRSANFAVPLWQLQDDALIRRAGINFE; translated from the coding sequence ATGTCGAACGGATGGACCGGATCACCCGTGGCGACCAACCCCAAGGACGTCTTCAAGGACCTGCTGGAGGTCGCCGGGCGGGTGCGTGAGAACCTGAACGCGGAGATCGTCGAGGGGGTCGAGGACCTGCCTCCGGACGAGGCCGCCGCCGACCAGATCGGCCGGTTCGCCCGCGAGGAGCGGGCCCGGGTGCTGGAGGCCGGGGCCAGCGGCCTGGAGAAGCTGGCCGCCGGGCAGGGCGACGAGATCGACGAGGACGAGTACTTCGGGATCGAGGCGATCGTGCTGCTCGAAGGCCGGCCCGCGATCCTGGTCCAGGGCCGCGACTTCGTCTCGCAGCAGGGCGACTGGGCGGTCCTCGACGCGCACCGGCCCCGCATCAAGGACTCGCTCGCCCGGGTCGGCCGGGTGGAGGTCGCCGGGCATCCCCGACTCGACTGGCTGGGCACGGCGTTCCTCGTCGGAACGGACGTGGTGATGACCAACCGGCACGTCGCGGCCGAGTTCGCGCGGGGCGACAGCGCCGGCGCGACCTTCCGCCAGGGCATGTCGGCTCGCGTGGACACCGGCGAGGAGTTCGGCATCACCTCGGTCGACGGTTCACCGGAGTACGAGGTCACCGAGGTGCTCGGCATCCACTCCGAAGTGGACATGGCCCTGCTGCGGGTCGCCCCGGCCGCCGCCAACGGGGAACCGCTGCCCACGCCGCTCACCGTCGCCGCGGAACCGCCGCACGACCTGATCGGCCGGCCCGTCTACGTGATCGGCTACCCGGCCGCCGACGGCCGCCGCAACGAGCCCGAGGCGATGCGCCGGATCTTCATGGACGTCTTCAACGTGAAGCGGCTGCAGCCGGGCACGGCGACCGACTTCGTCGCCGACCAGACCACGCTCAAGCACGACTGCTCCACCCTCGGCGGGAACAGCGGCTCCCCCGTCTTCGACCTGGACGACCACCGCGTGCTCGGACTGCACTTCGGCGGCCGCTTCCGGTCCGCGAACTTCGCGGTACCGCTGTGGCAGCTCCAGGACGACGCGCTGATCCGCCGCGCCGGCATCAACTTCGAATGA